The following are from one region of the Gloeomargarita lithophora Alchichica-D10 genome:
- a CDS encoding Ppx/GppA phosphatase family protein produces MTESLVLAAIDVGTNSIHMVVVRIQPQIPAFTVIAREKETVRLGERCPQTGNLIPEAMARALEALQRCLTLSQIHQAAVTIAVATSAVREAPNGTEFLQRVAAETGLIIDLIAGVEEARCIYLGVLSGMELHRQPHVVIDIGGGSTELILGDGSEPQYLSSTKVGAVRLTQEMITTDPISNAEYDWLRAYLQGMLEWPTHDLRQKLCRQTVPMIGTSGTIEALFLLHAQISGSPPPQPLQGQKLTRSQIQNLVQKLRSLNDQQRREQLHLPPKRSEIILAGAMILQETMQLLNCDQIIYCERALREGIIVNWMINHGLIADHLRYQSSVRQRSVYKLADKYRVRLEHGKQVAALALELFDQTQGELHPGNALEREYLWGAAILHNCGHFISHDAHHKHSYYLIRYGELLGYTENEIEIIAHIARYHRKSPPKRKHEAYGALDKTSRTMVERLSAFLRIAVALDRRQIGAIHHLECRLEHPDLHLYLYPQKPEDDCTLELWNLSYKKTFFESLFNLQVQSHLATRKTTKKKKISAGS; encoded by the coding sequence GTGACAGAATCCCTGGTTTTAGCGGCCATAGATGTTGGTACCAACTCGATTCACATGGTGGTGGTGCGGATTCAGCCTCAGATTCCGGCGTTCACCGTCATTGCCCGTGAGAAGGAAACCGTGCGCCTGGGGGAACGCTGTCCCCAAACCGGCAACCTGATCCCAGAGGCGATGGCACGGGCATTGGAGGCTTTGCAACGCTGTTTGACCCTCTCCCAAATCCACCAGGCGGCAGTCACCATTGCCGTTGCCACCAGTGCGGTGCGAGAAGCCCCCAACGGCACGGAATTTCTGCAACGGGTCGCCGCTGAAACCGGGTTAATCATTGACTTGATTGCCGGGGTGGAGGAAGCTCGCTGTATCTATCTGGGTGTCCTGTCCGGCATGGAACTGCACCGGCAACCCCATGTGGTGATTGACATCGGCGGCGGTTCCACGGAATTGATTTTGGGGGACGGGAGTGAACCGCAGTATCTTAGCAGTACAAAAGTTGGTGCGGTGCGGCTCACCCAGGAAATGATCACCACCGACCCGATTAGTAATGCGGAGTACGACTGGTTACGGGCGTATTTACAGGGGATGTTGGAATGGCCGACCCACGACCTGCGCCAAAAGTTGTGCCGCCAAACCGTCCCGATGATTGGCACCTCTGGCACCATTGAAGCCCTGTTTCTGCTCCATGCTCAGATTAGCGGTTCCCCACCACCACAACCGTTGCAGGGGCAAAAATTAACCCGCAGTCAGATACAAAATTTAGTACAAAAACTCCGCAGTTTGAATGACCAACAACGGCGGGAGCAACTGCATTTACCCCCCAAACGCTCGGAAATCATTTTGGCCGGAGCGATGATTCTCCAAGAAACCATGCAACTGCTCAATTGCGATCAAATTATCTACTGTGAACGGGCATTGCGGGAAGGGATTATTGTCAATTGGATGATCAATCATGGCTTAATTGCTGATCATTTGCGTTATCAAAGTTCCGTGCGGCAACGCAGTGTTTACAAACTGGCGGATAAATACCGGGTTCGTTTAGAGCATGGGAAACAGGTGGCGGCGTTGGCCTTAGAATTATTTGACCAAACCCAAGGTGAATTGCATCCAGGCAATGCGTTGGAACGGGAGTATTTGTGGGGGGCGGCGATTTTGCACAATTGCGGTCATTTTATTAGCCATGATGCCCATCATAAACATTCCTACTATTTAATTCGGTATGGGGAATTATTGGGTTATACGGAAAATGAAATCGAAATCATTGCCCACATTGCCCGCTACCATCGCAAAAGTCCCCCCAAACGGAAACATGAAGCCTACGGTGCCCTAGATAAAACCAGTCGCACAATGGTGGAACGGTTAAGCGCATTTTTACGGATTGCTGTGGCCTTAGACCGCCGCCAAATTGGGGCGATTCATCATTTGGAATGTCGGCTAGAACATCCCGATTTGCACCTGTACTTATACCCACAAAAACCCGAAGATGATTGTACTTTAGAACTCTGGAATTTAAGTTATAAAAAGACTTTTTTTGAATCGCTTTTCAATCTCCAAGTCCAGTCCCATTTGGCAACCAGAAAAACCACGAAAAAGAAAAAAATATCCGCAGGTTCTTAA
- a CDS encoding zinc metalloprotease HtpX, whose translation MTSRTPIPLAAGVGSLVLASTVTLGLLLGMVLVLGLAVILILDSSHPALGFFAAIVITILFNAIVFFLSPYLMDWVQWGLYQTRWVSLTDIERQSRAAARIIRQVCAERGLKEPKLGLIDDQNPTAFTYGSLPNTARVVVSQGLFTYLEDEEAAAVYAHELGHVVHWDFAVMTLAQTLVQICYLLYIFLREMGSGDSDNKAASAARSAAVAAYIFYIIGTYLLLYLSRVREYFADHFAAETTGNPNALSQALVKIAYGIVEQSQKSEQPSRVLEGTRALGIFDPKAAGATGTIYASAGTGAVGRVFLWDLFNPWATWMELNSTHPLTGKRIRALTRYAEALGQPAAFDMAAIISEGRHLDQKRLYSTFILDIILYWAPWLGALVGLVVGLVAVGTLGEGYELLAVGLPLVGLGVGLLVKTWVMYPAFRQAPQMDVLTLMSDPYASPLRGKPARLAGQVIGRGNSGYIWGSEMQFQDKTGLMFLRYASRFGSIGNWLFGAKQVEDFIGQNGETLGWFRRGIASSMDMIHLRLGNRTVESFHRFWGMIWSVLLILVGAFFLLLGMAGSWV comes from the coding sequence ATGACCTCTCGTACCCCGATTCCCCTTGCCGCTGGTGTTGGTAGCTTGGTGTTGGCTTCAACTGTGACCCTGGGTCTGCTGTTGGGTATGGTGTTGGTGTTGGGTTTGGCGGTGATTTTGATCCTGGATAGTAGTCATCCAGCGTTAGGATTTTTTGCCGCTATTGTAATTACTATTTTATTCAATGCTATTGTTTTTTTCCTGTCGCCCTACCTGATGGATTGGGTGCAATGGGGGCTTTATCAAACCCGCTGGGTGTCGCTGACGGACATCGAGCGGCAGAGTCGGGCTGCGGCTCGGATTATCCGGCAGGTATGTGCGGAGCGGGGCTTAAAAGAACCAAAGTTGGGCTTAATTGATGACCAAAATCCCACCGCTTTTACCTATGGTTCTCTGCCCAATACTGCGCGAGTGGTGGTGAGTCAGGGGTTATTTACCTATTTAGAAGATGAGGAAGCGGCGGCGGTTTATGCCCACGAATTGGGTCATGTGGTGCATTGGGATTTTGCCGTGATGACCTTGGCGCAAACCTTGGTACAAATTTGTTATTTACTTTATATTTTCCTGCGGGAAATGGGCAGTGGGGATAGTGATAATAAGGCGGCCAGTGCGGCGCGCTCGGCGGCGGTAGCGGCCTACATTTTTTATATCATTGGCACCTATTTACTTTTGTATTTATCCCGGGTGCGGGAGTATTTTGCCGACCATTTTGCCGCTGAAACCACGGGCAATCCCAATGCTTTGTCCCAGGCGTTGGTGAAAATTGCCTACGGGATTGTGGAGCAAAGTCAAAAATCCGAGCAACCCAGCCGGGTCTTGGAGGGGACGCGGGCGTTGGGCATTTTCGACCCGAAGGCGGCGGGGGCGACGGGCACCATTTATGCTTCGGCGGGCACCGGGGCGGTGGGACGGGTCTTTTTGTGGGACTTGTTCAACCCCTGGGCGACCTGGATGGAGTTAAATTCGACCCATCCCCTGACGGGCAAACGGATTCGGGCGTTGACCCGCTATGCGGAGGCGTTGGGGCAACCGGCGGCGTTTGATATGGCGGCAATCATCAGCGAGGGTCGTCATCTGGATCAAAAGCGACTTTACAGCACCTTTATCCTCGACATCATTCTCTACTGGGCACCGTGGTTGGGGGCACTGGTGGGATTGGTGGTGGGATTGGTGGCAGTGGGTACCCTGGGTGAGGGCTATGAATTGCTGGCGGTCGGTTTGCCTTTGGTCGGTTTGGGGGTGGGATTGCTGGTGAAAACCTGGGTCATGTATCCGGCGTTTCGGCAAGCCCCCCAGATGGATGTTTTAACCCTCATGTCTGACCCCTACGCCAGTCCTTTGCGGGGCAAACCCGCCCGTTTAGCAGGGCAGGTAATTGGCCGGGGCAATAGTGGGTATATTTGGGGTTCCGAGATGCAGTTTCAGGACAAAACCGGTTTGATGTTTTTGCGCTATGCGTCTCGCTTTGGCTCGATTGGTAATTGGTTATTTGGGGCCAAACAAGTCGAAGATTTTATCGGTCAAAATGGGGAAACCTTGGGTTGGTTTCGCCGGGGCATTGCTTCATCCATGGATATGATTCATTTACGTTTAGGGAATCGCACGGTCGAGAGTTTTCACCGTTTTTGGGGGATGATTTGGAGTGTTTTATTGATCCTGGTGGGTGCATTTTTCCTCCTGTTAGGCATGGCCGGTTCATGGGTCTAA